A portion of the Pangasianodon hypophthalmus isolate fPanHyp1 chromosome 20, fPanHyp1.pri, whole genome shotgun sequence genome contains these proteins:
- the LOC117595666 gene encoding myosin heavy chain, fast skeletal muscle has protein sequence MGDGEMECFGPAAIYLRKPEKERIEAQNRPFDAKTAVFVTDAAEMYVKGTLKSKEGGKATVETLDGKSVTVKEDEVHPMNPPKFDKIEDMAMMTHLNEPAVLFNLKERYAAWMIYTYSGLFCVTVNPYKWLPVYDAVVVSGYRGKKRIEAPPHIFSISDNAYQFMLTDRENQSVLITGESGAGKTVNTKRVIQYFAMVGMSSGKKAEPTPGKMQGSLEDQIVAANPLLEAYGNAKTVRNDNSSRFGKFIRIHFGQTGKLASADIETYLLEKSRVTFQLSAERSYHIFYQLMTGHKPELIEALLITTNPYDYHMISQGEITVKSINDVEEFIATDTAIDILGFTADEKINIYKLTGAVMHHGNMKFKQKQREEQAEPDGTEVADKIAYLLGLNSADMLKALCYPRVKVGNEFVTKGQTVPQVNNSVMALCKSIYEKMFLWMVIRINEMLDTKQQRQFFIGVLDIAGFEIFDFNSLEQLCINFTNEKLQQFFNHHMFVLEQEEYKKEGIEWEFIDFGMDLATCIELIEKPMGIFSILEEECMFPKATDTSFKNKLHDQHLGKCACFQKPKPAKGKAEAHFSLVHYAGTVDYNISGWLDKNKDPLNDSVVQLYQKSANKLLCHLYAAHGAADAESGGKKGKKKGGSFQTVSALFRENLGKLMTNLRSTHPHFVRCLIPNESKTPGLMENYLVIHQLRCNGVLEGIRICRKGFPSRILYGDFKQRYKVLNASVIPEGQFIDNKKASEKLLGSIDVDHTQYKFGHTKVFFKAGLLGTLEEMRDEKLANLVTMTQALCRGYLMRREFVKMMERRESIYSIQYNIRSFMNVKHWPWMKLYFKIKPLLKSAETEKEMAAMKENFEKMKEDLSKALARKKELEEKMVSLLQEKNDLQLQVTAETENLADAEERCEGLIKSKIQLEAKLKESNERLEDEEEINAELTAKKRKLEDECSELKKDIDDLELTLAKVEKEKHATENKVKNLTEEMASLDESIAKLTKEKKALQEAHQQTLDDLQAEEDKVNTLTKSKTKLEQQVDDLEGSLEQEKKLRMDLERAKRKLEGDLKLAQESIMDLENDKQQSDEKIKKKDFEISQLLSKIEDEQSLGAQHQKKIKELQARIEELEEEIEAERAARAKVEKQRADLSRELEEISERLEEAGGATAAQIEMNKKREAEFQKLRRDLEESTLQHEATAAALRKKQADSVAELGEQIDNLQRVKQKLEKEKSEYKMEIDDLSSNMEAVAKSKANLEKMCRTLEDQLGELKAKSDEHVRQLNDISTQKARLQTENGEFSRQLEEKEALVSQLTRGKQAYTQQIEELKRQIEEEVKAKNALAHSVQSARHDCDLLREQFEEEQEAKAELQRAMSKANSEVAQWRTKYETDAIQRTEELEEAKKKLAQRLQDAEESIEAVNSKCASLEKTKQRLQGEVEDLMIDVERANSLAANLDKKQRNFDKVLAEWKQKYEEGQAELEGAQKEARSLSTELFKIKNSYEESLDHLETLKRENKNLQQEISDLTEQIGETGKTIHELEKAKKTVETEKSEIQTALEEAEGTLEHEESKILRIQLELNQVKSEIDRKLAEKDEEMEQIKRNSQRVIESMQTTLDSEVRSRNDALRVKKKMEGDLNEMEIQLSHANRQAAEAQKQLRNVQGQLKDAQVHLDEAVRGQEDMKEQLAMVERRNNLMLAEIEELRTALEQTERGRKVAEQELVDASERVGLLHSQNTSLMNTKKKLEADLVQIQGEVDDTVQEARNAEEKAKKAITDAAMMAEELKKEQDTSAHLERMKKNLEVTVKDLQHRLDEAESLAMKGGKKQLQKLESRVRELESEVEAEQRRGAESVKGVRKYERRVKELTYQTEEDKKNVTRLQDLVDKLQLKVKAYKRQSEEAEEQANTHLSRYRKVQHELEEAQERADIAESQVNKLRVKSREAGKGKESAE, from the exons ATGGGGGATGGAGAAATGGAGTGTTTCGGCCCGGCGGCCATCTACCTCCGGAAGCCGGAAAAGGAGAGGATTGAGGCTCAGAACAGGCCTTTTGATGCCAAAACTGCAGTCTTTGTGACCGATGCCGCTGAGATGTACGTCAAAGGTACACTGAAGAGTAAAGAGGGTGGCAAAGCCACTGTCGAGACTCTGGATGGAAAA AGTGTCACAGTCAAGGAAGATGAAGTCCATCCTATGAATCCTCCAAAGTTTGACAAAATTGAAGACATGGCCATGATGACCCACCTCAATGAACCTGCTGTGCTGTTTAACCTCAAAGAGCGTTACGCAGCATGGATGATCTAC ACCTACTCAGGGTTGTTCTGCGTCACTGTGAACCCCTACAAGTGGCTCCCAGTGTACGACGCAGTAGTTGTGTCTGGATACAGAGGCAAAAAGAGGATTGAAGCCCCACCTCACATCTTCTCCATCTCTGATAACGCCTATCAGTTCATGCTCACTG ATCGCGAAAACCAGTCTGTCCTGATTAC TGGAGAATCTGGTGCAGGAAAGACTGTGAACACAAAACGTGTCATTCAGTACTTTGCGATGGTTGGCATGTCTTCAGGGAAGAAGGCAGAGCCTACACCTGGCAAAATGCAG GGGTCACTGGAAGACCAAATTGTTGCAGCCAACCCCCTGCTGGAAGCTTACGGTAATGCCAAGACCGTGAGGAATGACAACTCCTCTCGTTTT GGTAAATTCATCAGAATTCATTTTGGGCAAACTGGCAAGCTGGCCTCAGCTGATATTGAAACCT atcTGCTGGAAAAGTCAAGAGTCACTTTCCAGCTGTCTGCTGAGAGAAGCTACCACATTTTCTACCAGCTCATGACTGGACACAAGCCAGAGCTGATTG AGGCACTGCTCATCACCACCAACCCCTACGACTACCATATGATCAGCCAGGGTGAAATCACAGTCAAGAGCATCAACGATGTGGAGGAGTTCATTGCCACAGAT ACGGCCATCGACATCCTCGGCTTCACCGCTGATGAGAAAAttaacatctacaaactgaCCGGTGCTGTCATGCATCATGGCAACATGAAGTTCAAGCAGAAGCAGAGGGAAGAGCAGGCTGAGCCTGATGGCACTGAgg TGGCCGATAAAATCGCCTACCTTCTGGGCCTGAACTCAGCTGACATGCTGAAAGCTTTGTGCTACCCCAGAGTCAAGGTCGGAAACGAGTTTGTGACCAAAGGCCAGACTGTACCTCAG GTGAACAACTCCGTCATGGCCCTTTGCAAATCCATCTATGAGAAAATGTTCTTGTGGATGGTCATCCGTATCAATGAGATGTTGGATACAAAGCAACAAAGACAGTTCTTCATTGGTGTGCTGGACATCGCTGGATTTGAGATCTTTGAT TTCAACAGCTTGGAGCAGCTCTGCATTAACTTCACAAATGAGAAACTGCAACAGTTTTTCAACCACCACATGTTCGTGCTGGAACAAGAGGAGTACAAGAAAGAAGGTATTGAGTGGGAGTTCATTGACTTTGGTATGGACTTGGCTACCTGCATTGAGCTTATTGAGAAG CCAATGGGCATCTTCTCCATCCTTGAAGAGGAGTGCATGTTCCCAAAGGCTACAGACACATCTTTCAAGAACAAGCTTCATGACCAGCATCTTGGAAAATGTGCCTGCTTCCAGAAGCCAAAGCCTGCCAAAGGCAAAGCTGAGGCTCACTTCTCCCTGGTGCACTACGCCGGCACTGTGGACTACAACATTAGTGGATGGTTGGACAAGAACAAGGACCCACTGAACGACTCTGTTGTGCAGCTGTACCAGAAGTCAGCAAACAAACTGTTGTGCCACCTGTATGCAGCCCATGGCGCTGCTGATG CTGAAAGTGGTGGAAAGAAAGGCAAGAAGAAGGGTGGTTCCTTCCAGACTGTGTCTGCTCTGTTCAGG GAGAACTTGGGCAAGCTGATGACCAACCTAAGAAGCACTCACCCTCACTTTGTGCGTTGCTTGATTCCAAATGAGTCCAAGACTCCAG GTCTGATGGAGAACTACCTGGTCATCCACCAGTTGAGGTGTAATGGTGTGCTGGAGGGTATCAGAATCTGCAGAAAGGGATTCCCCAGCAGAATCCTCTATGGTGACTTCAAGCAGAG GTATAAAGTCTTGAATGCCAGTGTCATCCCAGAAGGCCAATTCATTGACAACAAGAAAGCTTCAGAGAAACTCTTGGGCTCTATTGATGTCGACCACACCCAGTATAAGTTTGGACACACCAAG GTGTTCTTCAAAGCCGGTCTGCTGGGTACACTTGAGGAGATGCGAGATGAAAAACTAGCAAATCTGGTGACCATGACTCAGGCTTTGTGCCGTGGCTACCTCATGCGGAGGGAGTTTGTCAAAATGATGGAGAGGAG GGAATCCATCTATTCCATCCAATATAACATCCGCTCATTCATGAATGTGAAACACTGGCCATGGATGAAGCTGTACTTCAAGATCAAGCCTCTTCTCAAGAGTGCAGAGACTGAGAAGGAAATGGCTGCCATGAAGGAGAACTTTGAGAAAATGAAGGAGGACTTGTCAAAGGCACTggccagaaagaaagaacttgAGGAGAAGATGGTGTCTCTGCTACAGGAGAAAAATGACCTGCAACTGCAAGTAACAGCT GAAACCGAAAACCTTGCTGATGCCGAGGAAAGGTGTGAGGGGCTCATCAAGAGTAAGATCCAGCTTGAAGCTAAACTCAAAGAgtcaaatgagagactggaggatgaggaggaaatCAATGCTGAGCTGACTGCCAAgaagaggaaactggaggatgAGTGCTCTGAGCTGAAGAAGGACATTGATGATTTGGAGCTCACCTTGGCCAAAGTGGAAAAGGAGAAACATGCCACTGagaacaag GTCAAGAACCTCACCGAGGAGATGGCATCTCTAGATGAGAGCATTGCCAAGCTCACTAAGGAGAAGAAAGCCCTCCAAGAGGCACACCAGCAGACTCTGGATGATCTCCAGGCAGAGGAAGACAAAGTCAATACTCTGACCAAATCAAAGACCAAGCTTGAGCAACAAGTCGATGAT CTTGAAGGTTCTCTGGAACAAGAGAAGAAGCTGCGTATGGACCTTGAGAGAGCCAAGAGAAAGCTTGAAGGCGACTTGAAACTGGCCCAAGAGTCCATAATGGACCTGGAGAACGACAAGCAGCAGTCTGATGAGAAGATCAAGAA GAAGGACTTTGAAATAAGCCAGCTACTGAGCAAGATAGAAGATGAACAGTCTTTGGGTGCCCAGCATCAGAAGAAGATTAAAGAACTCCAG GCTCGCATTGAAGAGCTGGAGGAAGAAATTGAAGCTGAGCGTGCAGCTCGTGCTAAAGTTGAGAAGCAGAGAGCTGATCTCTCCAGGGAACTTGAGGAGATCAGTGAGAGGCTAGAGGAAGCTGGAGGTGCCACTGCTGCTCAGATCGAGATGAACAAGAAGCGTGAGGCCGAGTTCCAGAAACTGCGTCGTGATCTGGAAGAGTCCACTCTGCAGCACGAAGCCACGGCTGCTGCCCTCCGCAAGAAACAAGCTGACAGTGTTGCTGAGCTTGGAGAGCAGATCGACAACCTTCAGCGTGTCAAACAGAAGCTGGAGAAGGAAAAGAGCGAATATAAAATGGAGATAGATGACCTCTCCAGTAACATGGAGGCTGTGGCAAAATCAAAG GCTAACCTAGAAAAGATGTGCCGCACCCTAGAGGACCAGCTGGGTGAACTCAAAGCTAAGAGTGATGAACATGTTCGTCAACTGAATGACATCAGCACACAAAAAGCACGCCTTCAGACTGAGAATG gTGAATTTAGCCGTCAGCTAGAGGAGAAAGAAGCACTTGTTTCTCAGCTGACCAGGGGAAAACAAGCTTACACACAGCAAATTGAGGAACTCAAGAGGCAAATCGAGGAGGAAGTCAAG GCCAAGAACGCCCTGGCTCATTCTGTCCAATCAGCTCGTCATGACTGCGATCTGCTCAGAGAGCAGTTTGAGGAAGAGCAGGAGGCCAAGGCTGAGCTTCAGCGTGCAATGTCCAAGGCCAACAGTGAGGTGGCTCAGTGGAGAACCAAATATGAGACTGATGCCATTCAGCGTACTGAGGAGCTTGAGGAGGCCAA GAAAAAGCTTGCTCAGCGTCTACAAGACGCAGAGGAATCCATTGAAGCTGTGAACTCCAAATGTGCTTCTCTGGAGAAGACCAAGCAGAGACTGCAGGGTGAAGTGGAGGACCTCATGATCGATGTTGAGAGAGCCAATTCCCTGGCTGCCAACCTTGACAAGAAACAGAGGAACTTTGATAAG GTCTTGGCAGAATGGAAGCAGAAGTATGAGGAAGGCCAGGCTGAACTGGAGGGAGCTCAGAAAGAAGCTCGCTCTCTCAGCACTGAACTCTTTAAGATAAAGAACTCATATGAGGAATCTCTGGACCATCTTGAGACcctgaagagagaaaacaaaaatctgcAGC AGGAGATTTCTGACCTGACTGAACAGATTGGTGAGACTGGAAAGACCATCCATGAGCTGGAGAAGGCAAAGAAGACAGTGGAAACTGAGAAATCAGAAATTCAGACTGCTCTTGAGGAAGCTGAG GGCACACTTGAGCATGAGGAATCTAAGATCCTTCGTATCCAGCTTGAGCTCAACCAGGTTAAGAGTGAGATTGACAGGAAACTGGCTGAGAAGGATGAGGAGATGGAGCAGATTAAGAGAAACAGCCAGAGGGTGATTGAGTCCATGCAGACTACTCTGGACTCTGAGGTCAGGAGCAGGAATGATGCTTTGAGGGTCAAGAAGAAGATGGAGGGAGACCTGAATGAGATGGAAATTCAGCTGAGCCATGCCAACCGCCAGGCTGCTGAGGCCCAGAAACAGCTCAGGAATGTCCAAGGACAGCTCAAG GATGCCCAAGTGCACCTTGACGAGGCTGTCAGAGGACAGGAAGACATGAAGGAGCAGTTGGCCATGGTGGAGCGCAGGAATAACCTGATGCTGGCAGAGATTGAGGAACTCAGAACTGCACtggagcagacagagagaggacgcAAAGTGGCCGAACAGGAGCTGGTTGATGCCAGTGAGCGTGTAGGACTGCTGCACTCTCAG AATACCAGTCTAATGAACACCAAGAAGAAGCTTGAAGCTGACCTGGTTCAAATACAAGGTGAGGTGGATGATACTGTCCAAGAGGCCAGAAATGCTGAAGAGAAGGCCAAGAAGGCCATCACAGAT GCTGCCATGATGGCTGAAGAACTGAAGAAAGAGCAGGACACTAGTGCTCACCTGGAAAGGATGAAGAAGAACCTTGAGGTTACAGTCAAAGATCTGCAGCACCGTCTGGATGAGGCTGAGAGTCTTGCCATGAAGGGTGGAAAGAAGCAGCTCCAGAAACTGGAATCTAGG GTGCGTGAACTGGAGAGTGAGGTTGAAGCTGAGCAGAGACGTGGCGCTGAATCCGTTAAAGGAGTCCGTAAATATGAGAGAAGAGTGAAGGAGCTCACCTACCAG ACTGAGGAGGATAAGAAGAATGTGACTAGACTGCAGGACCTTGTGGATAAACTGCAGCTGAAAGTGAAGGCCTACAAGAGACAGTCTGAGGAAGCT GAGGAGCAGGCCAACACTCATCTGTCGAGGTACAGGAAAGTGCAGCACGAGCTGGAGGAAGCTCAGGAGCGTGCTGACATCGCTGAGTCCCAGGTCAACAAGCTGAGAGTCAAGAGCAGAGAGGCTGGAAAG ggcAAGGAGTCAGCTGAATAA